The DNA segment actattttttttaaaatgattttgtcTACAAATGTTTTCGAttcaattttatgttttatactTGCTCAGTAGAGGAGGTGGGTGACAACTGACCAAGAAAGTAGCCTTCAGGGTAATCTCTCAGCAGGAAGAGCAATTCAAACATATCCACACAATTTTTTGTTTGGTTAAAAATACCTTAGCTCCGGAATACATCATGTATTTTCATTCTACTCTTGGATATTTGATTGGTTACTTTTTGTGCCTAAATCTGTTTGATCTATTAATTTGATGCGGTCCTTATTAGTTTCATCTCAAAAGTAGATTTAATTTGCCTTTCGTGTGTGGTTCTTAATTGATTACAGTATGCGGGTTATTTTATTAACTTCTTTAGTTTTATGAATATGGTTTTGACTTTACCTCGTGTTCGTTGGATAGAGCTAGTGACAAGTGCCaaaaagagaaaagaaagaCAATAAACGGGGATGATTTGTTGTGGGCAATGGCAACATTAGGTTTCGAGGATTATATTGCCCCGCTGAAGGCATATTTGGCTAGGTACAGAGAGGTACTATCTTATTTTCGGTTGTTATCTAGTAACCTTTTTTTCCCATGGGAGGTTATTACTGTCCCACTCAGTCCATGTTCAGGACACGGCAAATGTAAGAAGGCCGGTAGATTCTTACACTATTATctgtttttatgtatttttggaTTTCCTTGGCTTTTTTCACCGCAATTTAAAGTTGATTAATGAGATGATCATCTAATTCGCTCACCCTTTTTGCCTTGGTATATTTGGTGGAATGACTGCTATATTTTCAGTTAGAGGTATGCAAATCAGCTTCTTCTTCAACTTTTCTCGACTTCATTTAGTCGCTCTATGGTGATAGTTTGTTGACAATTGTCAGGGTGACGCTAAGGGATCTGCTAGAGTTGGAGATGGATCCTCCTCTAAGAAAGACACAATCGGAACTCAGCTGCCTTCCGAGTCACAGGTTAGCTTATAAATTCCTTTGTGCTTTGTTAGCTTTGTAGTTGTCAGTAACGGCAGAGATAGGGGTAGTCAACAGGGGATATCATCCTAAGTTTTCAAATTTCACGTAACCAAATCTTTTTAAGTTTTTGTATTGATGGCTACGAAATTGAAACGTATTTCTTGTCACTGTGTTACATTGGCAGTTTGTTCATCAAGCTCCTTTTCCACAAGGCTTCAGCTACTCAAGTTCCCAAATCAAATTTTGAGTAAGGCCTCAGCTACTCAAACGCAAATTAAATTGGTCAATATGCGGATATTATTAAAGCTGTAGCAATATATCCAAAGTGAAGAAATAATTACGTTCAATTTCATACCTTGAAAACGAAATCCAACTAAACTATTGCATTTCATCCCACTATTTTACTCATTTTTAGGCATGCAGATATATTAATCATTTAGTTTCGTGAGTAATTAATTAGCCACCATGTATCGTCGAATTAactatgtaatatttttttaccaaaaaaaaaaaaacgtaaaaagttaattttaaataaatcgtCCCTCCCGTCCTCCAATCCCCAAATGGCCAAGTTCATGGCATACGAGCGTGCCGCGTTTTATTTAGGAATTaagtgttattattattattattataataataatttgtgtGTGTAAATTTTGAGACCCGAGTCAAGAGGACACGACACGTTTGTTCTACGTGTTATAATTTCAATGCTTTAAATACTCAAGAGCCTACACCTGCTCTTACCCTTGGCTCTTATTACTTTGGTTGAGCTCTCTTCCGATATCTGTACATATTTTCGACCAAAGGGTGAAGTTGATTCATTCAATTATGGGTTCTGAAACATTTCTTGAAGTGATTTTGGCAATTCTCTTACCACCTGTTGGAGTCTTCCTTAGATACGGATGCGgagtaatctttttttttttttgtttcagatTCAATTATTTGCTCCTAATGCTCAAGTACATTGTTTACGTTGTAGTATCTTGAATTATGTGTAGGATttctgaaatttatttattttggattTCAGGTGGAATTTTGGTTCGATTTGTTGCTGACAGTGCTGGGATACATACCGGGGATTATCTACGCAATTTACGTACTAGTTGGATAACTAATGTCGCTCTGGTGGGCTGTATGGAGAAGGATTTAATTTTTAAGCTAAGCCGTGTTTATATTATGAAGTTTCAAAGAATGATTATGATGTCAAACTGCATAGTGAGtttacattttatatatatatagttttatgtgtgtgtgtgtttgtttttttttatatatatatatataaaacaaacacacacacacacacacacactctctctTACACTTACGTGGTATAAATGACAAATACTAATGGGATAAACGTGCATATGATGATTAAGAGTGGGATTGTGATGAGTTATTGATATGATTGGTTAGGTGTGTCGTAAACGAGTGATTTAATATCTTAATAAATGACTCTTTTGGAGAAAGGTTACGAAAATGGTGAATCTATaaacaaaatagattttttgcaaaaaattatataaaattattatttaccCCTTTGTTTTGTACTGttataaaattatatgattGTAGTGTCTGGTTGAGTCGATTATATTGAAGACATAACAATGTAATAGATTTGAGTGATTTGTGCACGCCTACGATCGATCCTCAGAgatgttataatgagttcaaTGCTTGCATAATCACAGAAACGAAGTTTTTCTTCTTctgtttttatattattataattaatttcaaattattttttattcttaatataATTCTTGTAACCATTCAAAATTTTGATCGATTATTTTACCATGTGTATGAATTAATAATAgtattttacaattttcatatgttttattaacaattttaaaaagaaattaaatattaaaacaatCATTTAACTTTTCGATGGGCCCTTGGTAGTCTGAAATCCCGGCCGTTGTTTTAAAGCCCAGTCTTAGCCATGGCGCCAGGGTTTGAAACCTCGGTCTGGCCCAACCATAATTAACTTGTAGAGAGTTCTGAATAATTGAATGTGAAAACAGCAGCATACATGAACCACTCAACTATACCATTTATTGGAAAAAGCGGCAGATCCCACTTTCCAATCTCCTCTCAAATTAAGTTCTCAACATTAGCTCTGTTTCAGCCAGATTCAGAATGTGAACAAGAGAACAAAGACCTCCACCGATTTTCTGGTGTTATCCAAGACAAAAATGAGACAATCTCCGTTCTCCACCGCATTGATCGTGATGCTTTGTTATTGGACGTCAGATTCTATATTCAGCTCCTCAAGAAATTTACGGATTTGGGAAAGCTCAGAGAAGGGAAAATGGTTCACAAGCATGTCATTGACGCGAAATATAAGAATTTCATTGTTTTGCAGAACACGATCGTTAACATGTATGCGAAATGCGGTGATATGCTGATGGCGCGAAAAGCGTTTGATGAAATGCTCGAAAGGGACTTGGTGTCTTACACCGTGTTGATCTCTGGGTATTCACAGAATCGCGAGTCAAAGGAGGCGTTGCGGTTGTTTCTGATTATGATACAGACTGGAATGAAGCCGAATCAGTTTACATTTGGAAGTGCTCTGAAGGCTGCTGGAGGCTTTCAGAGTGATGGAATTGGAAGAGGGATTCATACGGCTTGCATGAAGTGTGGGTTGGGGAACGATGTTTATGTTGGGAGCGCGTTGGTTGATATGTACACTCGGTGTGGGAGGTTGGAGGAGGCAAAAGTTGTGTTTGATGGGTTGAAGAGTAAGAATGAGGTATCCTGGAATGCTTTGATTGCAGCATATGCAAGGAAAGGAGAGGGACATAATGCTGTGAAGATGTTCCTGGATATGAAACGGCAAGGTTTTGAACCAACCCATTTCACGTGCTCGAGTGTTTTTTCCGCTTGTGCAAGTACTGGAGCTTTAGAACAGGGAAAATGGGTGCATGCCGACATGGTGAAGTTGGGACAGAAGCTTGTTGCTTTTGTGGGTAATACTCTTATTGATATGTATGGTAAAGCAGGAAGCATCGAGGATGCAAAGAAGGTGTTTGATCGACTACTGAAGAAGGATGTAGTTTCTTGGAACTCGATGCTTACTGCTTATGCACAGCATGGGTTTGGGAAGGAAACGATAGATCTTTTTAAAGAAATGCGCAGGATGAGGTTTCATCCAAATGAAGTTACTTTCCTTTGCGTGCTTAATGCTTGCAGCCACTCTGGGCTTTTGGAACAAGGATTGtgttattttgaattgatgAAGATGTACAAGATCGAGCCAGATGTGACACATTATGTGGCAACTGTTGATTTAATGGGTCGAGCAGGTCAACTTGATCGAGCTGTGACGTTCATAAGAGAAATGAAGATTGAACCTACTGCAGCTGTTTGGAAAGCCTTGCTTGGAGCCAGTAGAATGCACAAGAACATGGAATTGGGGGTGTTTGCCGCCGAGCATGCAATTAAACTTGATCCCCATGATTCCGGCCCGCATATGTTGTTGGCTAACATATATGCTTCTGCAGGTAGATTGAGTGATGCTGCAAGAGTGAGAAAGATGATGAATGAAAGAGGAGTGAAGAAGGAACCTGCTTGTAGTTGGGTGGAGATTGAGAATGTTGTCcatttgtttgttgttgatgATGATACCCACCCTCAAAGAGATGATATTCGTTTAATGTGGGAGAAGATCActaatgaaatcaagaaaattggATATGTCCCGGATACTAACCATGTATTATGGTTTGTAGACCAGGAAGAGCGAGAAAAGAGGTTGCAATATCACAGTGAGAAGCTTGCTCTAGCGTTTGCTCTTCTAAACACTCCACCTGGATCCCCTATCAGGATAAAGAAGAACATTCGAGTATGTGGTGATTGTCATACTGCATTCAAGTTTGTATCTAAGGTGGTACACAGAGAAATAATCTTGAGAGACACGAATAGGTTCCATCATTTTCATGATGGTTGCTGCTCTTGCCGAGATTACTGGTAGTGGTAGAGTTGAAGCCCATTATTTTTGGGACTGATTGTTGAAGGCACAGAGTATCTCATGTTGATGATATGCTAATGTGTTCCAATAAACTTGGTGGAAAATGTTGTCTTCCATGTAAGTTACTATCTTTTGAGCCTTTTCATGCATTTCTTCTCTCGACTGGACCATGTACTCTGGAAACAAGGGCCAAGAAGAAGGTGAATGATCTTCTATCTCAATCTGTTTTTTTTCTCTCCTTGCCATTCGGTTCAAACAAAATGCAATGATCCGTTTTCAGTGAATAGTTGTGTTTACTATTTGTTGAATGCTTATTGATTTTTGGCTAATTGgtgttttttaatgttttgagCTTGAACTGCTAATTATATATGATTCATTTTCCCAGAAACTCCGATTCGTGTGAGAATAATGTAAAATTTTTTATgggtttttaataaattaattgtgtAATACTGTGGTCTTCAATGATTTAGGGagtaaacaaaatttttttatcgagTTGATATTTGTGGGATTTTGTTTTTATTCGGGGTGAGGATTGAAGAATGATATTTTGTAGTGACCTGATGATTTATACGCGTGGTGTTAGTTTTTTTCGCTGTAGATTCATATTCTCGCTgtaaaatttcatgttcttGACTGAAGATAATGTGCCAGATTCTTTCTTTTGTTATCTGCACCGTGTGGTGTTGGTTTTTTGATTCACTTAAACTTAGATCAATTTAAGTTCGATGAAACACAAATTAAGAGAAAAGTTGCTCAAAATTTATGCCTAATTTTTCTTAATGCAAGTATCAAGCCTATATGATTGAGTCATCCcggtaaattaaaattttgtgttcCATCGTCCGTATTCTTAGCGTGATACTTTATTGTTTCCCAGTAAATTGAAACCCTACTTTATCTTCTTTGATGGCAGCTGCTGAGTTCATTGAAATGACTTGCTGAAGCTAGAGAGCTTTCTTGAAGTGCAACAAGAATGATCCGAACCCTGAGAAATATTATGGAGGcatttttgggattaatttaCTGAATTTATTGATTATCTGCATTGATAAATTCAGTAAATTAATCCAAAAGTTATGTCTCCATAAAAAGAAATGCCTTGACAAAGGATGCCAAGCTACTCAATACCTGCATCATCCGTAAGTTATTTGTTAATCCTAGTATATGCCATGGATAACTGAGAAGATATAATACATCGTTTggacaagtattttaaaaacgtttttagtgttttataaattcaaaaacttGAAGTATGGGTTTAGACAAGATTTTGTAAAAGttcataaaaatgttttttaaaaaattgttctcttaatataattataattttcaaagaaTAGTTTAGATAAGttttttttggtgtttttaGAATAGTAGAGAAAGTTGTTCAAACAGTTTTAAcgttaaaacatttttatagaATAATTGTTCAAACAAATATCTATTcttaaatcaattttttaaatttttttgtaaaaatacttttataaaAAAGTTTTATAAGTATTTGTCCAAAAAAAGCTATAATCATTCTTTATATATATTCGGTTATAAAGAAATCGGGAATAATTTAAAGAGAGTCCGTAGTACAAAGATAATCCTTGTTTATGGGTATGTGTGTGCCTCATGGTGTGTTTTTGATCTAATATATCGGAACCACGACAGGTTTATAAAACTTAACATGTTCCATGTATGGGGTTtggttatttatttttcaaactcGAGTTCGATTCGTGAAAATATCGAGTTACTCAACTCAATAGTGTTTGTAGTCTAATTTTgaggtttaaattttttatttatacggataaaaaaacacttaaatcaataataattgtaatagataataatatatagctACTCGAGTAGTTCGTGGGCTGTTTGAGTAGAAACAATTAAAACTCGAGTTTTGATCGAGTCGTTCacaagataataatatatagtgTCATGTCTGGTCGAATCGATATCGCGAATACAAAACAATGCAATTCCAAAATATGTAGATACTATTTGCTGTTGAGGGCCTAGTAATGGATCAGTAATTCATGTGCACGACTAATTATAATCTACAATACTGCAGAGATGAGATATCTTCAACACGTGCAATGTTGAGTTCGAAT comes from the Primulina huaijiensis isolate GDHJ02 chromosome 8, ASM1229523v2, whole genome shotgun sequence genome and includes:
- the LOC140982301 gene encoding nuclear transcription factor Y subunit B-1-like, producing the protein MAESPGGFAGGSGSHDSGGGDHSPQSSVKEQDRFLPIANIGRIMKKALPANGKIAKDAKDTVQECVSEFISFVTSEASDKCQKEKRKTINGDDLLWAMATLGFEDYIAPLKAYLARYRELEGDAKGSARVGDGSSSKKDTIGTQLPSESQFVHQAPFPQGFSYSSSQIKF
- the LOC140982302 gene encoding salt stress-induced hydrophobic peptide ESI3-like, with protein sequence MGSETFLEVILAILLPPVGVFLRYGCGVEFWFDLLLTVLGYIPGIIYAIYVLVG
- the LOC140982393 gene encoding pentatricopeptide repeat-containing protein At3g24000, mitochondrial, encoding MNHSTIPFIGKSGRSHFPISSQIKFSTLALFQPDSECEQENKDLHRFSGVIQDKNETISVLHRIDRDALLLDVRFYIQLLKKFTDLGKLREGKMVHKHVIDAKYKNFIVLQNTIVNMYAKCGDMLMARKAFDEMLERDLVSYTVLISGYSQNRESKEALRLFLIMIQTGMKPNQFTFGSALKAAGGFQSDGIGRGIHTACMKCGLGNDVYVGSALVDMYTRCGRLEEAKVVFDGLKSKNEVSWNALIAAYARKGEGHNAVKMFLDMKRQGFEPTHFTCSSVFSACASTGALEQGKWVHADMVKLGQKLVAFVGNTLIDMYGKAGSIEDAKKVFDRLLKKDVVSWNSMLTAYAQHGFGKETIDLFKEMRRMRFHPNEVTFLCVLNACSHSGLLEQGLCYFELMKMYKIEPDVTHYVATVDLMGRAGQLDRAVTFIREMKIEPTAAVWKALLGASRMHKNMELGVFAAEHAIKLDPHDSGPHMLLANIYASAGRLSDAARVRKMMNERGVKKEPACSWVEIENVVHLFVVDDDTHPQRDDIRLMWEKITNEIKKIGYVPDTNHVLWFVDQEEREKRLQYHSEKLALAFALLNTPPGSPIRIKKNIRVCGDCHTAFKFVSKVVHREIILRDTNRFHHFHDGCCSCRDYW